A stretch of DNA from Glycine max cultivar Williams 82 chromosome 18, Glycine_max_v4.0, whole genome shotgun sequence:
AACCAGTAAACTGATGTtgtctagttttttttaatcatatcaaGCAGTGTCTAGAGCTATTCAAAGATAAAATTATGGGAAGAGATGGGGAAAACAAGACTAGCAAGGCTGTTCTGCCGTAAATGTGAATTCTTATTCGTATACATGCCATTTGGCAGGTGATTGCAATTTGAAGCGAATTTTGTATGTGTAATATGTAACACCTATGGTTCTCACCTGGTTAGGACCCTTCTTTGCCTTTGAAGAGGAGTACCATTAGATAAATGCGGATACTATTTATCAAAATCAACTTCAGTATTAGCAGAGACTGAATTTGAGTGAGATCCATTCAGAGAAAGATGAACAACGCATAGCAAAGCTTGTTCTTGTGAACTGATCCAAAGATGAATTCAATAACAATAACAGAAGCCAAAGTcaacaataataacattttaaaacatgcCCGGCACAAATATATTAAACTACAACACTGTTCAgataatatctataaataagaaAAGTTTGCATTCAATACAAACAAAATGACAGATCTCAGCATTgcaaaaaatagaaacttaaaaaACATCTAAGCAAACTTGCCAATGACACGATCAAAGAGGTTCACAAGCTCATTTAGATGATCCTCAAACACCTCTATTTTATCCCGCTGATTATCACCCTCAAGCAAATCAGTCACCTTTGTAATTACAGATttgattttcttcctttcttgtAAACAAAGCTTTGAACTGATATTCTTATTATTCAATGCATTCCTCATCTTGTAAACATAGTGATCCAAAGCATTCATTGTATTAGCCTTCTTCATGAACTTCATATCATTAACCTGATATTTCTCAGCTTCATGAATCATTCTTTTAATCTGCTCAGCTGAAAGCCTTTTTTGGTCATTGGTTATGGTAATCTCATTCCTATAACCAGTGGTTGTTTCCTCCGCAGAAACAGATAGAATGCCATTTACATCTATTGTAAAGCATACATCCACAGGATGGCCACGAGGAGCAGGAACCAAACCCAAAAGACTAAAGAAACCAAGCAAATTGTTATCATTTGCTCTGGTTCTCTCGCCTTCATAAACCTCAATACGCGCAGAGGTTTGGTTATCTTCCTTGAGTCCTCTTAACTGGAATAGTAGTATTCCTAGGAATCACAACACTCATGAGATCTCCTTTTGTGGATATACCAAGTGACAGCGGTGCAACATCCAACAAAACCAAATTTGGAACATTCTGAATGTCGTCACTCAACAAAGCAGCCTGCACGGCAGCTCCATAAGCGACAGCCTCGTCAGGGTTGATACTCTTGCAAAAATCCTTTCCCTCAAAGAATTCCTGCAATAGTTCCTGCACTTTGGGAATCCTCGAAGAACCACCAACAAGGACAACATCATGTACACTGCTCTTGTCCGTCTTTGCATCTGTAAGACACTTATTAACAGTCTTCAGACACTCCTCAAAGAGATCCATATTAAGTTCCTGAAACTTTGCACGAGTGATTGAAATGCAGAAATCAATGCCTTTAGATAATGAATCAACCTCAATTGTGGTTGTAACAGCAAACGAGAGTGTCCTTTTCACCTTTTCGCACGCAGTTCTCAACCTTCGTAAAGCTCTGGGGTTACCACTAATGTCGACCTTGTTCATTCTTTTGAACTCCTGCACCAAGTAATTCACCATTCTGTTGTCGAAGTCCTCTCCCCCAAGGTGGGTGTTCCCTGCAGTAGCCTTGACTTGGAAGACCTTGTCCTTAATTGTAAGGAGAGAAACATCAAAAGTACCACCACCAAGGTCAAAGATAAAAATGTTACGCTCTCCAACACAGTTAATTCTCTTGTCAAGGCCATATGCAATAGCTGCTGCAGTGGGTTCATTGATTATCCGCATAACATTAAGGCCAGCTATGGTTCCAGCATCTATGGTGGCTTTACGCTGAGAATCATTGAAATAAGCAGGCACTGTAACAACAGCACTCTTTACCGGTGTTTCCAAATATGCCTCAGCAATCTCCCGCATTTTCATGAGGATCATAGATGACACTTCCTCTGCTGAAAGGAGCTTCTCGTGGCCCTTGTATTTAACGGTGATCATGGGTTTGTCATTATTATCAGCTATGACCTTGAATGGCCAtaacattttatcattttgaataGTGGGATCGCTGTATTTCCTACCAATTAACCTCTTGGCATCtgcaaaatttataatatgttgcTGTTCATTTTGCCTTTAATAGTCCAGAGAATAatcaagaaggaaaaaaaacgtACCAAAGACAGTGTTTTCTGGGTTGGCTGCAGCCTGATTCTTAGCAGCATCACCAATCAACCTTTGATCGTCAGTGAAAGCGACAAAAGAAGGTGTAGTTCTGTTCCCTTGGTCGTTGTGAATTATTTCTACTCTATTTTGTTGCCCCTGCCACACTGCAACACACGAGTAGGTTGTACCAAGGTCGATTCCTACGGCAAATCCCTGGTTTTTGGCCATTCTATTTCACGTGAATGAAGACCCAGATGAACAGTAGTAATTGAATGCAGGCTTTGAAAGACTTCTGGTATGGTTGAATATTTCAAGTTAGATTTTTATACGCGTGAAATATGAAAATCagctaaaatatttataattaaacataCGTATATATATTGATTGCATAAAAGGAATTAATATCTGCCTGGCCATTGGAAATCATTACTTAATTATTCGAAGTGATTTCCAATGGAATTTGGAAAACTAAAAATCAGAGAGCATTCGTTAATGTTCTTTGTTTAAGTTGATAAGGTGTTAGAATAGAATCGTCATCCGTATTGAAGTTAAGTAGTGTATACATGTGCCCAGTCATAGGAAATGGCACAAACTTAATTACTCCCATTAACTAGGGCAGGAAATTGGAAAACTAAAAGACTTTTAAGTTATCATtcaatgattttccttctttaaGTTGATAGGGCAATCTTTTATGTATGACAAGGAAATGATGATCCGATCAAGTTAGGTAGTTAGACTGAATCGTGGTTCACAGTTtcctaacttttttttgttggaatttAAGAAATTGAATGGACGTAAATAACACATATTGTATTGTTTATAAGATTTAAGTAGACTAATTTAACTGCTCTTAAAAAAAAGTGGATTAATTTAACACGGATGATGATGGATGTcattttataagtaaaaaaataatttttcatttctaaGAATTATGTTTCCTGCAAATATTGTATAAGAATAGAAAacataactataaaaaaaaaaattacgtcATGAGAATCTTAGATTCTAACCCTATCCTATGGAAAAGTTTTAGTGAAAAATAcctaatttaaaaacaatttctaAAAATGTTAGATTCttgtaaatgatttttaaaatactcaacttaaattcttgaaaaactaaaatttttctACCAAACACcttctaaagaaaaaattagtAGGATAACATGTACTTGtactaatattaattttataatttatatatttttatattattatgattttggCTGAAGTTTTAGGTTGTGAGGAATTTGCTGCCCAAGCCCCAATTGCTCTTGGAATTACTCCAAATTTGATAAGGTTCTTCCTTGCATCTTGTAAAGATTAAAGGCAATGATATCCTCTTTTCCTTTATGCGAAGAAAAAAGTGAAGGTTTACAGTGTAAACTCTTAAAAGTAcatactttattaaaaaaaaagtaataaaattgacTGTGTTTAACGTGGACTGATTTATTTTCTACCATTAAAAATATCCCTTAGATTAATCAATAGTCTATTTTCTTATCATGGACTTTAAACACCAAATCCTTTCTCCTTTCTTGCCGGCGATGCTTGTCCACCGTGCGCCTCCGCCGGAGATATATTCGGCAGCGGACCCGCAACCGGAGACGATTTTCGATGGCGGCACCGCCACTTAAATTTTTCTctccgtttttttttt
This window harbors:
- the LOC100804476 gene encoding heat shock 70 kDa protein 4 → MAKNQGFAVGIDLGTTYSCVAVWQGQQNRVEIIHNDQGNRTTPSFVAFTDDQRLIGDAAKNQAAANPENTVFDAKRLIGRKYSDPTIQNDKMLWPFKVIADNNDKPMITVKYKGHEKLLSAEEVSSMILMKMREIAEAYLETPVKSAVVTVPAYFNDSQRKATIDAGTIAGLNVMRIINEPTAAAIAYGLDKRINCVGERNIFIFDLGGGTFDVSLLTIKDKVFQVKATAGNTHLGGEDFDNRMVNYLVQEFKRMNKVDISGNPRALRRLRTACEKVKRTLSFAVTTTIEVDSLSKGIDFCISITRAKFQELNMDLFEECLKTVNKCLTDAKTDKSSVHDVVLVGGSSRIPKVQELLQEFFEGKDFCKSINPDEAVAYGAAVQAALLSDDIQNVPNLVLLDVAPLSLGISTKGDLMSVVIPRNTTIPVKRTQGR